Genomic segment of Rhodocaloribacter litoris:
GGATCAAGACCGCTGTGCTCTACTACCTGAACCGGTTCCCGGAGACGGAACGTGCCCGCCTGCTCGAAAAGCACCTGCCCGACCTGTGCGCCGCCTTCCAGCAGGCCGTCGTCGACATGCTCATCGACCCGCTGCGACGGGCCGTACAGGCGACCGGGGTCCGGCACGTGGCGGTGGTGGGCGGCGTCTCGGCCAACACGGGCCTGCGGGCCGCCGCCGGGGCCCTGAGCCGGGAGGCGGGTTTCACGCTCTACACCCCCGACCCGGCCTACTGCATGGACAATGCCGCCATGATCGCCGTCACCGCCCACTTCAAGCTGGCCGCCGGCCACACCAGCCCGCTGACCCTCACGGCCGAACCGGCCCTCGCCCTCCGGTAATCCCACCCACCGCGTTCCATGCTCAAGACCGCCCTCGATGACCTGGTGCCGCTCGAAGCGGGAGACCCCCCGCTGCCTGACAGCCCCGCACCGGAGGACCTCCGGCCGTGGCGCGACCGCATCGACGCCCTCGACCGGGCCATCCTCTACCTGCTCAACGAGCGCTCCCGCTGCGCCAACGTGATCGGGCACATCAAGAAAAAGCTGGGCATGCCGGTCTATGTGCCAAGCCGGGAAGAAGAGGTGCTGCAGAACGTCTTCAACGCCAACCCGGGGCCCCTGCCCGCCGCGGCCGTCCGCCGCATCTTCGAACGAATCATCGACGAGACGCGCGCCCTGGAACGACAGACCTACCAGGACGAACCCAGGCACGATACCCTCCGTTGAATCCCGCAGCCCGCTGCGCCCGACACCGCACGCAACCGCAACCATGAGACCCCGCCTGCTGATCGTGCTGCTCGTGCCGGCCGTGCTGGCCCTGGCCGGTGCCGGCGCCGGGTACTGGCTGGCCTTCGCCCCGAACACCCCGGCCTTCGAAGGCGAGCGCAGCGTCAAGATCCCGCGCGACGCTGGTTTCGAGCAGGCCGTCGACTCGCTGGAGGCGGCCGGGGTGCTGGCCTCCCGCACCTCGTTTACCTGGATGGCCCGTCTCACGGGCTGGGGCAGCCAGATCAAAGCCGGGCACTACACCTTCACGGCCGGCACCTCGAACTACGGGCTGCTCGACAAGCTCCGGCGCGGGCTCCAGACACCGGTGCGGCTGACGATCCCGCCCGGCTCGCGGCCGGAAGTCGTCGCCGCCGTGGCCGGCCGCCACATGGCCTTCACCTCCGACGACTTCCTCAACGCCCTGTACGATCCGGAACTGGCCGCCACGCTCGGCACGGATACGACCCACCTCTTCGCCTTCATGTTGCCGGAGACGTACTTCTTCTACTGGCTCACCGATGCCCACACGGTCGTGCGCGAGATCAAGGAAACGTTCGATGCCTTCTACGCCCGGGAACGCGAGCGAGCCCCGCACCCGCCCGACCTGTCTCCCGAGGAGGTGGTGAACCTGGCCGCCATCGTCGAGTGGGAGACGGACCACGAGGCGGAGAAGCCGCGCATCGCCGGGGTCTACCTCAACCGCCTGCGCGACGGCTGGCCGCTCCAGGCCGACCCGACCGTGCAGTATGCCGTCCTCGCCGCCGAAGGCCAGAAACGCCGCCTCTTCTTCCGCGACTACGCGATCGACCACCCCTACAACACGTACGGCTTCCGGGGCCTTCCGCCCGGCCCCATCACGAACCCCTCCCCCTCCTCCATCCGCGCCGTGCTCAACGCCGAACGACACAACTACTACTTCTTCGTGGCCAACGGCGACGGCACCCACACCTTCAGCCGCACCATCCGCGAGCACAACCGCGCCGCCGAAGCCTACCGGCAACGCATGCGCCAGCGCCGCGCCGAGACGCAGCAGGACGGCTGAA
This window contains:
- the pheA gene encoding chorismate mutase, whose protein sequence is MLKTALDDLVPLEAGDPPLPDSPAPEDLRPWRDRIDALDRAILYLLNERSRCANVIGHIKKKLGMPVYVPSREEEVLQNVFNANPGPLPAAAVRRIFERIIDETRALERQTYQDEPRHDTLR
- the mltG gene encoding endolytic transglycosylase MltG, with the translated sequence MRPRLLIVLLVPAVLALAGAGAGYWLAFAPNTPAFEGERSVKIPRDAGFEQAVDSLEAAGVLASRTSFTWMARLTGWGSQIKAGHYTFTAGTSNYGLLDKLRRGLQTPVRLTIPPGSRPEVVAAVAGRHMAFTSDDFLNALYDPELAATLGTDTTHLFAFMLPETYFFYWLTDAHTVVREIKETFDAFYARERERAPHPPDLSPEEVVNLAAIVEWETDHEAEKPRIAGVYLNRLRDGWPLQADPTVQYAVLAAEGQKRRLFFRDYAIDHPYNTYGFRGLPPGPITNPSPSSIRAVLNAERHNYYFFVANGDGTHTFSRTIREHNRAAEAYRQRMRQRRAETQQDG